In Pantoea cypripedii, the following proteins share a genomic window:
- a CDS encoding dihydroxyacetone kinase subunit DhaK: MSQFFMHKKYDLVNEAIEGILLSTPWHNLSRLDLGDEIRVVVRNDWDKSKVALISGGGSGHEPAHAGFVGKGMLTAAVCGDIFASPSVDAVLSAIINVTGDAGCLLIVKNYTGDRLNFGLAAEKAKKLGYKVELVMVQDDIALPENPQPRGIAGTVLVHKIAGYAAEQGKPLSAVKALAQQTIEATSSIGLAFGTCHIPGEKRDDRVREGHSELGMGIHGEPGVVTLDTQNSRKISSIMTDKLAQTLPDGKQSLLLINNLGGFSQLELALLTREVLQSPLAARITHLIGPATLVSALDMKGFSLSLLALEPHFLEALSAPVQVMGWVPMYDFAPVSLQTATAPLSELEVTPSQDKATAEVVKRITQTLIELESDLNALDAKVGDGDTGSTFAAGAKKIQRGLREHQLPLAELSVLLALVGEQLSTVMGGSSGVLMSILFTAAGQRVDEGYELPEALMYGLERMKHYGGAQPGHRTMIDALEPALWALVAGQTMQDAADAAKKGADATALMPSAKAGRSAYLNQQSLHGVKDPGAFAVEQVFAALAKKG, translated from the coding sequence ATGAGCCAGTTTTTTATGCATAAGAAGTACGATCTGGTTAACGAAGCTATCGAAGGGATTCTGCTGAGCACCCCGTGGCATAACCTCAGTCGGCTGGATCTCGGTGATGAGATCCGCGTCGTGGTGCGCAATGACTGGGACAAAAGCAAAGTCGCGCTGATCTCCGGGGGTGGCTCCGGCCATGAACCGGCCCATGCCGGATTTGTCGGTAAAGGGATGCTGACGGCGGCGGTATGCGGCGATATCTTTGCCTCGCCGAGTGTTGATGCGGTGCTGAGCGCCATTATCAATGTCACCGGCGACGCGGGCTGTTTGCTGATTGTGAAAAATTATACCGGCGACCGCCTCAATTTCGGATTGGCGGCGGAGAAGGCGAAAAAGCTTGGCTACAAGGTGGAGCTGGTGATGGTGCAGGACGACATCGCCCTGCCAGAAAACCCGCAGCCGCGGGGCATTGCCGGGACCGTGCTGGTGCACAAAATTGCCGGTTACGCCGCCGAGCAGGGTAAACCGCTCAGTGCCGTTAAAGCGCTGGCGCAGCAGACGATTGAAGCCACCTCGTCGATTGGCCTGGCGTTTGGCACCTGCCATATTCCGGGTGAAAAACGCGATGATCGCGTGCGGGAAGGGCACAGCGAGCTGGGCATGGGCATACACGGCGAACCGGGCGTGGTGACGCTTGATACGCAAAATAGCCGGAAAATCAGCAGCATCATGACGGATAAACTGGCCCAGACGCTGCCAGACGGCAAACAGTCGCTGCTGCTGATCAATAACCTCGGTGGTTTCTCACAGCTTGAGCTGGCGCTGCTGACGCGCGAAGTGTTGCAGTCACCGCTGGCGGCACGCATCACCCATCTGATTGGCCCGGCCACGCTGGTGAGTGCGCTGGATATGAAAGGCTTTTCTCTGTCGTTGCTGGCGCTGGAGCCGCACTTCCTCGAAGCGCTGAGCGCCCCGGTGCAGGTGATGGGCTGGGTACCGATGTATGACTTTGCGCCGGTCAGCCTGCAAACCGCGACCGCTCCCCTGAGCGAACTGGAAGTCACGCCATCGCAGGATAAGGCCACCGCTGAAGTGGTGAAACGCATTACACAAACGCTGATCGAGCTGGAAAGCGACCTGAATGCGCTGGATGCCAAAGTGGGCGATGGCGATACCGGTTCGACTTTTGCTGCCGGGGCGAAGAAAATCCAGCGTGGTTTGCGCGAACATCAGCTGCCGCTGGCGGAGTTGTCAGTGTTGCTGGCGCTGGTGGGTGAGCAGCTCTCCACGGTAATGGGCGGTTCAAGTGGTGTGCTGATGTCGATTCTGTTCACTGCCGCCGGACAGCGGGTGGATGAGGGCTATGAGCTGCCGGAAGCGTTGATGTACGGGCTGGAACGTATGAAACATTACGGTGGCGCGCAGCCAGGGCACCGCACGATGATCGATGCGCTGGAACCGGCACTCTGGGCGCTGGTGGCGGGGCAGACCATGCAGGATGCCGCCGATGCGGCGAAGAAAGGCGCGGATGCCACGGCACTGATGCCGAGTGCCAAAGCCGGACGCTCGGCCTATCTCAACCAGCAAAGTTTGCACGGCGTGAAAGACCCAGGTGCGTTTGCGGTTGAGCAGGTGTTTGCGGCATTGGCGAAAAAAGGCTAA